One window from the genome of Bubalus kerabau isolate K-KA32 ecotype Philippines breed swamp buffalo chromosome 17, PCC_UOA_SB_1v2, whole genome shotgun sequence encodes:
- the IL4I1 gene encoding L-amino-acid oxidase isoform X3 — translation MHDPDYEQLLKVVTLGLNRTLKPRRVVVVGAGVAGLVAAKVLSDAGHKVTILEADNRIGGRILTYRDRKTGWIGELGAMRMPSSHRILHELCKSLGLNLTKFTQYDENTWTEVNEVKLRNYVVEKMPEKLGYKLNPKEKGRSPEEIYQMALNRAIKDLRTLGCKKAMMKFERHTLLEYLLGEGNLSQPAVRLLGDVLSKDGFFYLSFAEALRAHSCLSDRLRYSRIVGGWDLLPRALLSSLSGPVLLHAPVVAIKQGTHEVKVHIKSSHGTRNLKSMMADVVLLTVSGPALQRITFTPPLTRKRQEAVRGLHYVPATKVFLSFRRPFWHDEHIEGGHSSTDRPSRVIFYPAPGDGALLLASYTWSDAAAPFAGRSLAESLRLALDDVAALHGPIAYRLWDGTGIIKRWAEDPHSQGGFVVQPPTLFQTDKDEGREYDWSVPYGRIYFAGEHTAYPHGWVETAVKSALRAAILINSRISGSGSSSSLKEPRIVNKVGHGHLTPSHHQHHHHRCPFESEQGTHSPASHAVTAAHSTLKKSQY, via the exons ATGCACGACCCAGACTACGAGCAGCTGCTCAAAGTTGTGACCTTGGGCCTCAATCGGACCTTGAAGCCCCGGAGGGTGGTTGTGGTTGGTGCGGGCGTGGCCGGGTTGGTGGCCGCCAAGGTGCTCAGCGATGCTGGACACAAG GTCACCATCCTGGAGGCAGACAACAGGATTGGGGGCCGCATCCTCACCTACCGCGACCGGAAGACAGGCTGGATTGGGGAACTGGGGGCCATGCGGATGCCCAGCTCACACAG GATCCTCCATGAGCTCTGCAAGAGCCTGGGCCTCAACCTGACCAAATTCACCCAGTATGACGAGAACACGTGGACAGAGGTGAACGAGGTGAAGCTGCGTAACTATGTGGTGGAGAAAATGCCCGAGAAGCTAGGCTACAAGCTGAACCCCAAGGAGAAGGGCCGCTCACCCGAAGAAATCTACCAGATGGCTCTCAACAGG GCCATCAAAGACCTCCGGACACTGGGCTGCAAGAAGGCAATGATGAAGTTTGAAAGGCACACGCTCCTG GAATACCTCCTCGGGGAGGGGAACCTGAGCCAGCCGGCCGTGCGGCTCCTGGGAGACGTGCTGTCCAAGGACGGCTTCTTCTATCTCAGCTTCGCAGAGGCCCTGCGGGCCCACAGCTGCCTCAGCGACCGGCTCCG GTACAGCCGCATCGTGGGCGGCTGGGACCTGCTGCCGCGCGCGCTGCTGAGCTCGCTGTCGGGGCCGGTGCTGCTGCACGCGCCCGTCGTGGCGATTAAGCAGGGCACGCACGAGGTGAAAGTGCACATCAAGTCCTCGCACGGGACCCGGAACCTGAAGTCCATGATGGCCGACGTGGTGCTGCTGACTGTGAGCGGGCCGGCTCTGCAGCGCATCACCTTCACTCCGCCGCTGACGCGCAAGCGGCAGGAGGCGGTGCGCGGGCTGCACTACGTGCCGGCCACCAAGGTGTTCCTGAGCTTCCGCCGGCCCTTCTGGCACGACGAACACATCGAGGGCGGCCACTCGAGCACCGACCGCCCGTCGCGGGTGATCTTTTACCCGGCGCCGGGCGATGGCGCGCTGCTGCTCGCCTCGTACACGTGGTCGGACGCGGCGGCCCCGTTCGCCGGCCGGAGCCTGGCCGAATCGCTGCGCTTGGCGCTCGACGACGTGGCGGCGCTCCACGGGCCCATCGCATACCGACTTTGGGACGGCACCGGTATCATCAAGCGCTGGGCGGAGGACCCGCACAGCCAGGGCGGCTTCGTGGTGCAGCCGCCCACGCTCTTTCAAACCGACAAGGACGAGGGGCGGGAGTACGATTGGTCGGTGCCCTATGGCCGCATCTACTTCGCCGGGGAGCACACGGCCTACCCGCACGGTTGGGTGGAGACGGCAGTCAAGTCGGCACTGCGGGCCGCAATCTTGATCAACAGTCGGATCTCCGGCTCTGGCTCTAGCAGCAGCCTGAAGGAGCCCCGGATTGTCAACAAGGTGGGACATGGGCACCTGACGCCctcccaccaccagcaccaccaccaccggtgCCCCTTCGAAAGTGAGCAGGGCACCCACTCTCCAGCCTCACATGCGGTAACCGCCGCGCACTCGACCCTAAAGAAGAGCCAGTATTAA
- the IL4I1 gene encoding L-amino-acid oxidase isoform X1 — MGTERARQSQPCTWRLLALVPVFLSLAASLDWQTAHIYDPFEKCMHDPDYEQLLKVVTLGLNRTLKPRRVVVVGAGVAGLVAAKVLSDAGHKVTILEADNRIGGRILTYRDRKTGWIGELGAMRMPSSHRILHELCKSLGLNLTKFTQYDENTWTEVNEVKLRNYVVEKMPEKLGYKLNPKEKGRSPEEIYQMALNRAIKDLRTLGCKKAMMKFERHTLLEYLLGEGNLSQPAVRLLGDVLSKDGFFYLSFAEALRAHSCLSDRLRYSRIVGGWDLLPRALLSSLSGPVLLHAPVVAIKQGTHEVKVHIKSSHGTRNLKSMMADVVLLTVSGPALQRITFTPPLTRKRQEAVRGLHYVPATKVFLSFRRPFWHDEHIEGGHSSTDRPSRVIFYPAPGDGALLLASYTWSDAAAPFAGRSLAESLRLALDDVAALHGPIAYRLWDGTGIIKRWAEDPHSQGGFVVQPPTLFQTDKDEGREYDWSVPYGRIYFAGEHTAYPHGWVETAVKSALRAAILINSRISGSGSSSSLKEPRIVNKVGHGHLTPSHHQHHHHRCPFESEQGTHSPASHAVTAAHSTLKKSQY, encoded by the exons cctggcGCCTCCTCGCCCTGGTCCCCGTCTTCCTTAGCCTGGCGGCCTCCCTGGACTGGCAGACGGCCCACATCTATGACCCCTTCGAGAAATGCATGCACGACCCAGACTACGAGCAGCTGCTCAAAGTTGTGACCTTGGGCCTCAATCGGACCTTGAAGCCCCGGAGGGTGGTTGTGGTTGGTGCGGGCGTGGCCGGGTTGGTGGCCGCCAAGGTGCTCAGCGATGCTGGACACAAG GTCACCATCCTGGAGGCAGACAACAGGATTGGGGGCCGCATCCTCACCTACCGCGACCGGAAGACAGGCTGGATTGGGGAACTGGGGGCCATGCGGATGCCCAGCTCACACAG GATCCTCCATGAGCTCTGCAAGAGCCTGGGCCTCAACCTGACCAAATTCACCCAGTATGACGAGAACACGTGGACAGAGGTGAACGAGGTGAAGCTGCGTAACTATGTGGTGGAGAAAATGCCCGAGAAGCTAGGCTACAAGCTGAACCCCAAGGAGAAGGGCCGCTCACCCGAAGAAATCTACCAGATGGCTCTCAACAGG GCCATCAAAGACCTCCGGACACTGGGCTGCAAGAAGGCAATGATGAAGTTTGAAAGGCACACGCTCCTG GAATACCTCCTCGGGGAGGGGAACCTGAGCCAGCCGGCCGTGCGGCTCCTGGGAGACGTGCTGTCCAAGGACGGCTTCTTCTATCTCAGCTTCGCAGAGGCCCTGCGGGCCCACAGCTGCCTCAGCGACCGGCTCCG GTACAGCCGCATCGTGGGCGGCTGGGACCTGCTGCCGCGCGCGCTGCTGAGCTCGCTGTCGGGGCCGGTGCTGCTGCACGCGCCCGTCGTGGCGATTAAGCAGGGCACGCACGAGGTGAAAGTGCACATCAAGTCCTCGCACGGGACCCGGAACCTGAAGTCCATGATGGCCGACGTGGTGCTGCTGACTGTGAGCGGGCCGGCTCTGCAGCGCATCACCTTCACTCCGCCGCTGACGCGCAAGCGGCAGGAGGCGGTGCGCGGGCTGCACTACGTGCCGGCCACCAAGGTGTTCCTGAGCTTCCGCCGGCCCTTCTGGCACGACGAACACATCGAGGGCGGCCACTCGAGCACCGACCGCCCGTCGCGGGTGATCTTTTACCCGGCGCCGGGCGATGGCGCGCTGCTGCTCGCCTCGTACACGTGGTCGGACGCGGCGGCCCCGTTCGCCGGCCGGAGCCTGGCCGAATCGCTGCGCTTGGCGCTCGACGACGTGGCGGCGCTCCACGGGCCCATCGCATACCGACTTTGGGACGGCACCGGTATCATCAAGCGCTGGGCGGAGGACCCGCACAGCCAGGGCGGCTTCGTGGTGCAGCCGCCCACGCTCTTTCAAACCGACAAGGACGAGGGGCGGGAGTACGATTGGTCGGTGCCCTATGGCCGCATCTACTTCGCCGGGGAGCACACGGCCTACCCGCACGGTTGGGTGGAGACGGCAGTCAAGTCGGCACTGCGGGCCGCAATCTTGATCAACAGTCGGATCTCCGGCTCTGGCTCTAGCAGCAGCCTGAAGGAGCCCCGGATTGTCAACAAGGTGGGACATGGGCACCTGACGCCctcccaccaccagcaccaccaccaccggtgCCCCTTCGAAAGTGAGCAGGGCACCCACTCTCCAGCCTCACATGCGGTAACCGCCGCGCACTCGACCCTAAAGAAGAGCCAGTATTAA
- the IL4I1 gene encoding L-amino-acid oxidase isoform X2, with product MDPLAWRLLALVPVFLSLAASLDWQTAHIYDPFEKCMHDPDYEQLLKVVTLGLNRTLKPRRVVVVGAGVAGLVAAKVLSDAGHKVTILEADNRIGGRILTYRDRKTGWIGELGAMRMPSSHRILHELCKSLGLNLTKFTQYDENTWTEVNEVKLRNYVVEKMPEKLGYKLNPKEKGRSPEEIYQMALNRAIKDLRTLGCKKAMMKFERHTLLEYLLGEGNLSQPAVRLLGDVLSKDGFFYLSFAEALRAHSCLSDRLRYSRIVGGWDLLPRALLSSLSGPVLLHAPVVAIKQGTHEVKVHIKSSHGTRNLKSMMADVVLLTVSGPALQRITFTPPLTRKRQEAVRGLHYVPATKVFLSFRRPFWHDEHIEGGHSSTDRPSRVIFYPAPGDGALLLASYTWSDAAAPFAGRSLAESLRLALDDVAALHGPIAYRLWDGTGIIKRWAEDPHSQGGFVVQPPTLFQTDKDEGREYDWSVPYGRIYFAGEHTAYPHGWVETAVKSALRAAILINSRISGSGSSSSLKEPRIVNKVGHGHLTPSHHQHHHHRCPFESEQGTHSPASHAVTAAHSTLKKSQY from the exons ATGGACCCCTTGG cctggcGCCTCCTCGCCCTGGTCCCCGTCTTCCTTAGCCTGGCGGCCTCCCTGGACTGGCAGACGGCCCACATCTATGACCCCTTCGAGAAATGCATGCACGACCCAGACTACGAGCAGCTGCTCAAAGTTGTGACCTTGGGCCTCAATCGGACCTTGAAGCCCCGGAGGGTGGTTGTGGTTGGTGCGGGCGTGGCCGGGTTGGTGGCCGCCAAGGTGCTCAGCGATGCTGGACACAAG GTCACCATCCTGGAGGCAGACAACAGGATTGGGGGCCGCATCCTCACCTACCGCGACCGGAAGACAGGCTGGATTGGGGAACTGGGGGCCATGCGGATGCCCAGCTCACACAG GATCCTCCATGAGCTCTGCAAGAGCCTGGGCCTCAACCTGACCAAATTCACCCAGTATGACGAGAACACGTGGACAGAGGTGAACGAGGTGAAGCTGCGTAACTATGTGGTGGAGAAAATGCCCGAGAAGCTAGGCTACAAGCTGAACCCCAAGGAGAAGGGCCGCTCACCCGAAGAAATCTACCAGATGGCTCTCAACAGG GCCATCAAAGACCTCCGGACACTGGGCTGCAAGAAGGCAATGATGAAGTTTGAAAGGCACACGCTCCTG GAATACCTCCTCGGGGAGGGGAACCTGAGCCAGCCGGCCGTGCGGCTCCTGGGAGACGTGCTGTCCAAGGACGGCTTCTTCTATCTCAGCTTCGCAGAGGCCCTGCGGGCCCACAGCTGCCTCAGCGACCGGCTCCG GTACAGCCGCATCGTGGGCGGCTGGGACCTGCTGCCGCGCGCGCTGCTGAGCTCGCTGTCGGGGCCGGTGCTGCTGCACGCGCCCGTCGTGGCGATTAAGCAGGGCACGCACGAGGTGAAAGTGCACATCAAGTCCTCGCACGGGACCCGGAACCTGAAGTCCATGATGGCCGACGTGGTGCTGCTGACTGTGAGCGGGCCGGCTCTGCAGCGCATCACCTTCACTCCGCCGCTGACGCGCAAGCGGCAGGAGGCGGTGCGCGGGCTGCACTACGTGCCGGCCACCAAGGTGTTCCTGAGCTTCCGCCGGCCCTTCTGGCACGACGAACACATCGAGGGCGGCCACTCGAGCACCGACCGCCCGTCGCGGGTGATCTTTTACCCGGCGCCGGGCGATGGCGCGCTGCTGCTCGCCTCGTACACGTGGTCGGACGCGGCGGCCCCGTTCGCCGGCCGGAGCCTGGCCGAATCGCTGCGCTTGGCGCTCGACGACGTGGCGGCGCTCCACGGGCCCATCGCATACCGACTTTGGGACGGCACCGGTATCATCAAGCGCTGGGCGGAGGACCCGCACAGCCAGGGCGGCTTCGTGGTGCAGCCGCCCACGCTCTTTCAAACCGACAAGGACGAGGGGCGGGAGTACGATTGGTCGGTGCCCTATGGCCGCATCTACTTCGCCGGGGAGCACACGGCCTACCCGCACGGTTGGGTGGAGACGGCAGTCAAGTCGGCACTGCGGGCCGCAATCTTGATCAACAGTCGGATCTCCGGCTCTGGCTCTAGCAGCAGCCTGAAGGAGCCCCGGATTGTCAACAAGGTGGGACATGGGCACCTGACGCCctcccaccaccagcaccaccaccaccggtgCCCCTTCGAAAGTGAGCAGGGCACCCACTCTCCAGCCTCACATGCGGTAACCGCCGCGCACTCGACCCTAAAGAAGAGCCAGTATTAA